The genome window ACGCGGCATGGTGGCTGCCAAGCTCAATCGTTCAGGGTCGGCAGTATAAATCCCGCCGATGAGCGGTTGCGCGACGCGGTCCAAGACTTCACGCCCAAAGCGACGGCGTACGAACGAACCAAGACTTTCATCGTCGTTCCCGCCGCGAGGCAAGACGAGATCCAGAGCCATGCGCAGTTTGCCAGGCCAAGAAAAAATGCGCGAGCGCAGCAGCGGCCCAATTTTTGTCGGTGCCAAGAGCATGAACCCTTCAGGAAGCGGTTCAAGTTTCCCTGCCCGCACCACGAAGGTCGCGCGGTGCTCGTCCCTGGTGCCGATCAAATCAGGTTCAAGCCCAAGCCGCCGACAAAGCGCCAACGCCCAGGGTTTTTCGGAAATGAAGGAATCCGGCCCTAGTTCCAGAAGGAAGTCGTCACGTTTCTCAGTGGCAATCATACCACCGAGGTGCCCGCTCGCTTCAAGCAGGGTGAAACGCAGCGGCACTTCTCGCTCGCGACTCAGTTCGACCAGACGATGCGCCGCCGCCAGCCCGGCAATGCCGCCGCCAACAATCACGAAATGGGGAAGAGAAAAGTTACTCACAGCTCATCCAGCAGCGCCTTCGCCTCTTGCAAGTCCTTCGTGTCAAAGCCTTCGGTGAACCAGCCGTAGATCTCGGACAATATCTGTCGGGCTGGTCTTCTTACCCTGTTGTTGCCACAGGCGGGCGAGGCTCATCGCTGCGCGCAGCTCCAAGGACTTCGCCTGCTGCTTGCGAGCCACTCCAAGGGCTTGCAAAAAACACTCTTCGGCTTCCGCTTGGGGGTTGGGGGTCAGGGGTCGGGGGTCGGTAACTGACAACTGGCAACTGGCAACTGGCAACTGTTGGAGCGTCAGCTCGCCTTTTAATCGATACAGTTCCGCTTCCCAGTGGTGCTGCTCGGTTTTGCGCATGACCGCTGTGGCTTCCTCTAGCACCTGGAAGCCTTCTTCTACTTGTCCCACCTTTCCCTGCGTTTCAGCTAACAGGGCAAGAAACTGCGGCCGCACCACCTCTGCCCTCATGGCCCAGTAGGCGTCCAGCCCCTGGCGCAGCTGGGCAATCCCTTCCGCTTCCTGTCCCTGATCGGCGAGCGCCCAGCCCCGCGTGATAGTTCCTGCCGCCAACAAGAGTGAAAACTCCTGCTCGCTAGCGAGCGCCATCGCCGCCTCGGCGCGCTCTTGGGCCAGTTGCCCCTCCCGGCGGTACTGATGGAGCGAGGCAGTCCAGGCAAGGGCAAAACATAAGTTAAAGGGGAGAGACAGCTCTTGAGCTAAAGCGAGCGCCTCGTAGGTTCTCTTCAGAGCTTGGTCTGGATACCCCAGTACCCACAGGTTCACAGCCGCTAAGCTCTGGAGGGAAGCAGCGTGGGAACGGTGCTGCTGAGGGTTATGCAGGGCTATCCCCTGCTCCAGGTGCTCTAGGCTTGCCGCCGGCTCTCCCATATGAAGCAAGGCCGATCCCATCGCCCCATGGGCCACCACGAGGAGCGCCGAGTCTTGCACAGTCTGCGCTAGGCTGATCAGCTCCTCCGCAAGTTCCCGTGAGGTCGGTAACTCCCCCCGGACCTGATAAAAGTTTGACAGTCCTTCCAGCACCGGGAAAAGTTGCGGGGTTTCTCCCATCTGCCGGCACAGTGCTCGCGCGCGGGCGTAGACTTCTCCCACCTCCGAGGCCGCCCAGCCCTTGGTGACTATCAACAGTGCGCCCACGGCCAGTTGCAGCGTGAGTTCTTGCTGGGCACGCTCAGACGTGTCCGGTAGGGTCCTCAGCAATTCCAGTCCCTTGGTGAAGTGGGTAATGGCTTCCACATTGGCCGAGCGCACCACAGCCCGCTGCCCCGCCTGCTGCCAGTACGGGATGGCCTGCTCTCTAAGACCCGCCTCGGTGTAGTGATGGGCCAGGAGTTCCAATGGCATTAAGTTAAGCCAGTACCCGCTTCCCATACGTGGCAAAGCGGAGGCGATGAGCAGCGGAGCGTTTTTTGCGCGCGAAGTGACGGCCGGTCCGATAACGCGTCGGCGTGGTCAGCAACAGATGCTCGATCGCCGCCAGCGTCTCCCGCGCCGTGCGGCGGGGGTCACACAACAATTCCACCACGTGATCCAGGACGGCGACATAACTGACGGCGCGATTCACCTTCGGGGGATGGGCGCAGCCCCGGGCGTCTCCCTGCGCCGTCAACTGCGCTTGGGCCGGCTTGCTCAAGATGCTCTCTAAGGTCGCCAAAAAGATCACCCCATAGAAGTCTTGCTCAATCGCCCGGACACTGCTCCCACTGAACCGCTCCAGTTCAAAGATGTTCTTGATCCGGTCATGGTAGGTTTCGTGGCCCCAGCGCCAGCCATAGACGACCTTGAACTCAGCGGCGGGGTAGGTCTGGGCATCAAGCAAGTCCGTCCCCACCACTTCCACTTCTCCCGTCGCCAGCACCACTTTCACCACCCGCACCGGCAAAGTCGTCGGCAAGTGGTGCGTGGCACCATGAGCGCGCGCCTTGGACGTCACCGCCAAGGTCACGACCTGCTCCTGCTCCGGGGCCGTCCAAAAGGCGGTGACCGCCGCGAAACTCTGGCGGGGGAAGCGAATGACAAAGTGGCACTGACGCGCCACCACCGTCGCCATAACACTGTAATCGGCATAGGCTCGATCCCCTACCAGTACATCCCCCGCTTGCAGCGCTTCTAGATGGTGGGCAAACAATAAGTTCTTCTCCGCCTGCTTCGGCCCCAGCGCCGCACTCAGCCCCAAGTCATTGCGCAGGTCATAGAGCACTGAGGCCAACGCTTGTACTTGCTCGCCCCCGCTGTGTTGATTCGTTTGCACGCTGAACCTCTGCCGCGTCTCGGCCGTATCGGGTAGATTCAGGTAACTCCCATCCACCCCCAACACCCGTTGCCCGTGCCACAGCGCCACTTCTTGGTCCGCCCCATAGCGCGTGTAATACTCTGCACAGGCCACCTGATTCAGATGCCCGAACACCTCCGGCTGCACTTTCTGCCGCGCTTGGCTGTAGGCACTTGCCGTCACCACCCGCCACACGTGCCCCAGGACCCGAAAGCACTTGTTCAGCGCGTTTTGCATCGATACCTGATGCCCGCTCAACATCAACACCACGACCACCTGCCCGCTCAACACTCGGTGGCGGGTGAAATCGCTGGCCTTCACCCGAAACCGCCTCACCACCTCCGCCGACGTCAATTCCGCTTTGAGCCGTCGAATGATGGGTTCGTTTTTTTGCTCATCATGCCCTCTCCTTACCGCCGTCCCGGCGTTGGCACCATAGCGGCCCTTAACTTAATGCCATTGCCCCGTGTGGGAGAAGGTTAGGATGAGGGGTAGGTATGGCACTGGTCTTGGCCCCCTCACCCTGTCCCTCTCCCACGAGGGGAGAGGGGACCTTTCTCTGCAGGGCCTGAATAATCTCCAACCCCGTCCGCACGGCGCGCTGGGCGTCGTCTTCGTGCGCCAAGGGATAGCCAAAATACACTAACAACCCATCCCCAATGTACTTCGCCAGATGGCCCTCAAAGCGGCGGATGACGGTGGCGCAGGTTTCCCGATACACCTGGATGACCTCGCGCAGTTCTTCAGGGTCAAGTTGCGTCGAGAGAGCAGTGGAGCCCACGAGGTCACAAAACATCACGGTAAGCTGCCGCCTTTCGGCGAGGGATTGGGTATTAGGGTTTGGGGGCTGGGAGTTAGGTGTTTTTGACTTTTGCCCTTTGATTTTTGCCTTTTGCCTTGCCTGAAAGCAGCGTACCGCAAGCGAGGCAGAATTTCGCCATTGGCCGCACCTCATGGCCACAACTGGAGCAAGTCAGAGCCAGCTTACGCCCACAGGCCTCACAAAACTGGGCTTCTGGCAGGTTTTCAAACCCACAGCTTAGGCAACGCATCGGGTCTTTGTACTCTTTCGGGTACGCCAGGGCAAGGAAAATGCCCGATCTCTCGCCGTCAGGCAGCGATCTTTTATGATCGCCTATAATCGTTCTTTATTCTTTGCCCCTGAATCGAGGAGAAGAATGAGAATGCCAGCTGCGGCGATAACACCGAAGATAAAGAGTCCAATATCATAGGGAGTCATTCTTCTTTCTCCTTTACGTGACGTCCGTCTAAGATATAACCAACACTCAATAGGGTAAAGGCGATCATCAATCCAACAGCAGCTTTGCCCAATCCCATCGCCTGGGCTTGGAAGGAGCAATAACAAAGAAGGTCAAGGCCACTTTAGCCATATCCCAAAAGAACTTCGCCAAATTCTCTCTTTGTTTTTCTGTACGGAGAATCCGCATAATCAAAAGCTCCCTTCACAGGCGGAACTTCCTCGCCTTCCGCACCACCTCCGCCATCATGCGAATGAACGTCGGATGGTCGTTCACAGCACTGGCGCGGATCATCTTGATTCCATGCTGTTCAGCGATGTGTCGGGCTTCGGTGTCAAGATCGTACAGCACCTCGATATGATCGCACACGAACCCGATCGGCGAGACCACCACATTTTCAGTCTTCTTTTCAGCCAACTGACGGAGAACCGCTCCAATATCCGGCTCCAGCCAGGGAGTACGCGGGTCTCCACTCCGGCTCTGATAGGCCACTGACCAGGCAGTATGCCCAAGTCGTTCAGCAACCAAGCGCGAGCCTTCCTCAATTTGTCGGACGTACAGCGGCGTGCTCGGCAGGTCGGTCGGCACGCTGTGAGCGGTGAAGATTAGGGGCGTTTCGCTCCGCCGTTCGTTGGGCACTCGTGCGAGTGCTTGTTTTGTGAGATCGACAACTGCATCGATAAACAAAGGATGGGCGTGCCATTCATCGGTGCAGTCCACACGAGGCGCGTTCGGCCCAACCTGCACGCACGCTTCAGCCACGTTCTGTTGGTAGCGCTCCCATCCAGCTTCGCTTTGTTGCGCCGAAAGAATAAAACCTAGCGCTCGTGAGACTCCGTCCGCACTCATCTGCGCAAGCGTCTCATGCAAATAGGGATGCCAGTTGCGCATACCGACATAGACCGGCATCCGCGGGCCTTCCAGTTCGAGCAGCTCCTGCAAGGCTGCAGCTTGGCGAAAGGTTATTGCATTGAGAGGAGAACGTCCGCCAAAGAGTTCGTAATGACGAACAACTTCTTCAAGCCGATGCGGAGGAACGGGACGGCCTTTGGTCACGTTGGCCAGAAACGGACGCACGTCTTCCATTTTTTCTGGACTACCGAAGGCGATGAGCAAGACGGCATCGTAAGCCATAGGCTCGCCTCAAGACTCGGTAGACGGCAGGTTCTCCGCTGACATTTCATGCACCATGTCCACCAGCGCAATTACGTTATCGACGGGAGTCTGCGGAAGAATGCCATGTCCCAGGTTAAAAATATGCCCTGGCCGTCCGGCGACAGAACGGAGCACTCGTTCCGCTTGCCGGCGGATTTCCGCCTGCGGGGCAAAGAGCGTCACCGGGTCCAGATTGCCTTGGACGGCGCGCTGACTGCCGATGCGTTGCCAGGCGGTATCGAGATCGAGCCGCCAGTCCACCCCGATCACGTCTCCGCCAGCTTCCGCCAGCAATTCCAGCAAGCCACCAGTCTCGACACCGAAGTGAATCACCGGAGTTCCTGGCGTAATGCCTCGGATGAGGGTTTGCATATGCGGCAAAATGAAGGTGCGATAATCCGCCGGGGAGAGGCATCCAACCCAAGAGTCGAACAGTTGCACGGCTTGAGCGCCAGCGGCAATTTGCCCATTGAGATAGGCAGTAATGACGCGCACGAGTCGTTCCATCAGGGCGCTCCAGGCACCAGGGTCGCTATACATGAAGCGCTTGGTCTCGACGTAATTCCGCGAGCTGCCACCTTCGATCAGGTACGAGGCCACAGTAAACGGCGCCCCGGAAAAGCCTATCAAAGGAATACGTTCAGGCAGCCCAGTCCGTGCCAGCTTCATGGACTCGAAAACGAACGCCACCGATTCTGCAGGAGCAACTTCTCGCAGTTGGTCCACGTCCGCCCCGGAACGCACCGGTCGATGGATCACCGGACCATCCCCTTTGGAGAATTCCAAACCCACGCCCATAGGCTCGACAATCAAGAGGATGTCGGCAAAGATAATCGCGGCATCGACGCCGAGTCGCTCAACGGCTTGGACCGTCACCTGAGCTGCAAGCTCTGGAGTTTTGCAGAGCGTCAGAAAAGGGACGCGTTCCCGCAGCGCCCGGTATTCGGGCATGTATCTCCCGGCTTGGCGCATAAGCCAGACTGGGGTGTATGCTGTCGGTTCACGTCGGCACGCTTGTAAGAAGGTCGCATCGTTCATCGGCGGGCATACTACCACATCCAGCGTATGGCTTACAGCTTCTGGCAAATAGCTCATGGCTCGTTCGCTACGCTCGCTCTATAGCAGATAGTAAAACTCACAGCCATTTGCCATAAAGCGAGTGAAACGAGCGGGCCATAGAGCGACCGAAGGGAGCGGGCTATATGCTAGAGAACACAAGGTAAGGAGGCGCAGCCATGACCGATGTTTGGACTCATCACTCTACCGTCGTCAACGGTTTTCGCATGCACTATGTCATCGCCGGCTCGGGATATCCTCTCGTTTTGCTCCACGGATGGCCGCAAAGTTGGTACGAATGGCGCAAAATCATCCCGGCCCTCGCCGAGCGGTTCACGGTCATCGTGCCGGATTTGCGCGGTTTAGGCGATTCGGATCGCCCCATGACGGGCTATGATAAGCGCACCTTAGCGTCAGATGTGCACGCGCTGGTCCGCTCTCTGGGATTTGAAAAGATCGGCCTCACCGGCCACGACTGGGGCGGAGCCGTAGCCTTTTATCTCGCCTACGACCATCCAGAAATGGTGGAACAGCTCATGATTCTGGACATGATTCCCGGACTGGGCCGCCGCGACGGGCAGATGAGCATTCCCACCGCGCGTCGCTTCTGGCATGTGTTCTTTCATGGCGGGATGCCGGACTTGGCTGAGCAATTAGTCAGTAAAAACATCGAAGCGTATTTAACCTATTTCTATACCTCGACTGTCTACAACTACAGTCCGACTGTCTTCTCACCAGAAGACATTGCCGAGTACGTCCGCGTGTATTCGCTGCCTGGTGCCTTGCGTGCCGGGTTCCAATACTACCGTGCCGGTCTGCAAGAAGATCTCGACAACCTGAGCGGTTGTACTGAGAAGCTGAAGATGCCGGTCTTAGCCTGGGGAGGAGAAGTCTTCCTGGCCAATATCGTCCCGATTTGGCAAACGGTGGCGGACAGCGTCCGCGGAGGCATGGTCGAGCGCTGCGGTCATTTCATCGCCGAAGAGAAGCCCGAGTTTGTCATCCAGCAAGCCTTGGAGTTTTTCGGTCCGTTGGGTGCATCGGAAACACGATGATCTCACACTCGGCGAGTAGAGAACGATGCGGTTCCCCCTCCCTTTTCTTTTCGCCCTCATTTCGCCTATAACATTTGCCGTGGAGGATGTGGAACGATGAAGCAGTCAGCGGTGGCGGAGAAAATCCTCACAACCGATCTCGGCCTCGAAGCCGAGGAACGATACCTCAACTACGCGCTCAGCGTCATCACGTCGCGAGCCCTGCCGGATATCCGCGACGGACTCAAACCGGTGCAACGACGCCTCTTGTACGCGATGTTTCAGAATTTACGTCTGGGCGGAGACGCCCGTCCGCGTAAGTCCGCCGCCATCGTTGGCGAGGTGCTCGGGAAGTACCACCCGCATGGCGATCAGGCCGCGTATGACGCCATGGTGCGGCTAGCGCAGCCGTTTTCTCTCCGCTATCCCCTCGTCCATGGCGAAGGCAACTTCGGCTCGCTGGATGGCGATAGCGCGGCGGCGATGCGTTACACTGAGGCAAAACTCTCGCCGCTTACCGATGAACTGTTCCGCGATTTGCGCGGCCACACCGTGCCGTTTCGCGCCAACTACGACGCGACGTTAGATGAGCCGGTTGTGCTGCCGGCAGCCATTCCCCAACTGCTCCTCAACGGTGCCAGCGGCATTGCCGTCGGCATGGCCACGAATATCCCGCCGCACAATTTCACCGAGGTCGTTCATGCCCTCGTCGCCATGATCGACGACCCCGAAATGACCACGGCGAGCCTCTTGAAATACATTAAAGGTCCGGACTTTCCGACCGGCGGCGAGATGCTGACCAACAAGCGCGAGCTGCGCGAGATGTACGAAACCGGACAAGGCTCCGTCAAGCTACGCGGGGAATGGCAGATCGAATCCCTTCCACGCGGCAAGCGCCAGATTGTCATCGCTTCTCTCCCCTACACGGTCAATAAAGCACAGTTGGTCGAGACAATTGCGGAACTGGTTAGCGAGCGCAAACTCCCTCAGATTCTCGATGTACGAGACGAATCCACTGACGAAGTGCGCATCGTGCTGGAACTCAAAGGCGAAGTGTCCGACGAGCTGGCGATGGCGTACCTCTGCAAACACACCACGCTGCAAATTTCCGTTCCAGTCAACCTGACGTGTTTGGTGCCGACCAATAACCCCTCGGTTGGCCAGCCGGCGCGGGTGACATTGCACGATCTCTGCCGTCACTTCCTCGACTTTCGCCTTGTCGTCGTCACTAAACGCATCGAGCACGAACTCAAGGAGGTCGAAGCACGGCTCCACATTTTAGCCGGGCTGGCCTTGATTGCCGGCAGTCTCGACCAAGTGATCAGCATTATTCGCAGTGCCGCGTCGCGCAAAGACGCGCGCGAACAATTGATGGCCGCTTTTCGCCTTGACGAAGAACAAGCCGAAGCGATTCTGGAAACTCGCCTGTACCAACTCGCGCGGCTGGAAGTCGATAAAATCCACAACGAACAGGCCGAACGGGAGCAGCGCGCACGGGAGCTGCGTACTCTCCTTGGCGACGAAAAGCAGCGCTGGGCGGTCATTCGTGCTGAATTGTTAGAGCTAGGAAAGCGCTATGGCGACAAGCGCCGCACGGCGTTGCGGGCCGGGGAAGAACTGACCTACGACCCCGAAGCCTACATCGTGCATGAAGACGCCACGGTAGTGCTGACTCGCGATGGCTGGATGAAGCGCATGCGGGAATTGAAAGATCCGACCAGCACGCGCTTGCGCGAAGGCGATACGATTCATGTGGTCCTGACCGGCTCCACCCGCGACCGGCTCGCTTTGTTCACCAACAAAGGGGCGTCGTATGTGATGAAAGTGCGCGAGGTCCCGGCCTCGACCGGCTATGGCGAGCCCATCCAAATCCTTCTCAATTTTCAGGATGGAGAGCGGGTGGTCACCGCGACCATCGTTCCTGGCGAGTCTCCAGGAAAAGCGCAAGAAGAGGAAGCCGTGGCCAGTGAGGTGCAAGGCGAACTCTTTACCGAGCAAACCGAGCAAGATGCGCAGCCCACGGGGCCGCTCTATTTGCTGGCCACTGCCCAAGGCATGGGTTTTCAATTCCGCCCAAATTTCGAGGAAACTACGCGGAGTGGCCGGAAAGTCGCGCGTTTGAGCGACGATGACGAAGTGGTCTCCGTGGGACCGATCACCGGCGGGCGGGCGGTGTGTGTCAGCGCAGAAGGCCGGATGCTGGCATTTCCCGCTGAAGACATCAACGAATTAACCGGCCCTGGGCGCGGCGTCATTTTGATGCGGCTGGATGGCGACGACCGGCTGGTCGGAGCGGTGACCACGATTCCTGGGCGCGGCGTCACTGTCACGAATGCCGATGGAGTCGAACGTGCCGTCCCACTCAAAGACATCCCCCTTGGACATCGCGCCGGGAAAGGCCAACGCGTGCTCAAACGCATGACCCTGGTCAGCGCACGAGGAGTGGCGGAAGGAGAAGGAGGAAGCAATGGCAGGGCGTAGCGCGGCAGCAGTCGGCACCAACTACACAGCAAAAGACATTACCGTTCTGGAAGGACTGGAGCCGGTTCGGAAACGTCCAGGCATGTATATCGGTGGCGTAGACAGTGTCGGTCTGCACCACTTGATCTGGGAACTCGTCGATAATGCCGTCGATGAGGCGATGAATGGCCATGCCAGCCGCATCGAAGTCATCCTCCACAAAGATGGATCGACGGTTACGGTCAGCGATAACGGGCGCGGCATTCCCATCGATATGCATCCGAAGTTCAAGAAGCCCGCGCTTGAACTGATCCTCACGACGCTGCATGCCGGGGGGAAGTTCGAGGGGCTTAACTATTCTCATTCCGGCGGCTTACACGGCGTCGGTGCGTCGGTCGTGACCGCGCTATCGGATCGCCTCAGCGCCCGCGTCCGCCGCGGCGGCGTGGAGTGGGAGCAGCGTTTCTCGCGCGGTCGGACCATGTCGGAACTCACGCAAACTGGTCCGGCACGCGGCAGCGGCACCACCATGACTTTCCATCC of Deltaproteobacteria bacterium contains these proteins:
- the hemE gene encoding uroporphyrinogen decarboxylase; the encoded protein is MNDATFLQACRREPTAYTPVWLMRQAGRYMPEYRALRERVPFLTLCKTPELAAQVTVQAVERLGVDAAIIFADILLIVEPMGVGLEFSKGDGPVIHRPVRSGADVDQLREVAPAESVAFVFESMKLARTGLPERIPLIGFSGAPFTVASYLIEGGSSRNYVETKRFMYSDPGAWSALMERLVRVITAYLNGQIAAGAQAVQLFDSWVGCLSPADYRTFILPHMQTLIRGITPGTPVIHFGVETGGLLELLAEAGGDVIGVDWRLDLDTAWQRIGSQRAVQGNLDPVTLFAPQAEIRRQAERVLRSVAGRPGHIFNLGHGILPQTPVDNVIALVDMVHEMSAENLPSTES
- a CDS encoding adenylate/guanylate cyclase domain-containing protein gives rise to the protein MRCGQWRNSASLAVRCFQARQKAKIKGQKSKTPNSQPPNPNTQSLAERRQLTVMFCDLVGSTALSTQLDPEELREVIQVYRETCATVIRRFEGHLAKYIGDGLLVYFGYPLAHEDDAQRAVRTGLEIIQALQRKVPSPLVGEGQGEGAKTSAIPTPHPNLLPHGAMALS
- a CDS encoding DNA topoisomerase IV subunit A; protein product: MKQSAVAEKILTTDLGLEAEERYLNYALSVITSRALPDIRDGLKPVQRRLLYAMFQNLRLGGDARPRKSAAIVGEVLGKYHPHGDQAAYDAMVRLAQPFSLRYPLVHGEGNFGSLDGDSAAAMRYTEAKLSPLTDELFRDLRGHTVPFRANYDATLDEPVVLPAAIPQLLLNGASGIAVGMATNIPPHNFTEVVHALVAMIDDPEMTTASLLKYIKGPDFPTGGEMLTNKRELREMYETGQGSVKLRGEWQIESLPRGKRQIVIASLPYTVNKAQLVETIAELVSERKLPQILDVRDESTDEVRIVLELKGEVSDELAMAYLCKHTTLQISVPVNLTCLVPTNNPSVGQPARVTLHDLCRHFLDFRLVVVTKRIEHELKEVEARLHILAGLALIAGSLDQVISIIRSAASRKDAREQLMAAFRLDEEQAEAILETRLYQLARLEVDKIHNEQAEREQRARELRTLLGDEKQRWAVIRAELLELGKRYGDKRRTALRAGEELTYDPEAYIVHEDATVVLTRDGWMKRMRELKDPTSTRLREGDTIHVVLTGSTRDRLALFTNKGASYVMKVREVPASTGYGEPIQILLNFQDGERVVTATIVPGESPGKAQEEEAVASEVQGELFTEQTEQDAQPTGPLYLLATAQGMGFQFRPNFEETTRSGRKVARLSDDDEVVSVGPITGGRAVCVSAEGRMLAFPAEDINELTGPGRGVILMRLDGDDRLVGAVTTIPGRGVTVTNADGVERAVPLKDIPLGHRAGKGQRVLKRMTLVSARGVAEGEGGSNGRA
- the hemH gene encoding ferrochelatase, producing the protein MAYDAVLLIAFGSPEKMEDVRPFLANVTKGRPVPPHRLEEVVRHYELFGGRSPLNAITFRQAAALQELLELEGPRMPVYVGMRNWHPYLHETLAQMSADGVSRALGFILSAQQSEAGWERYQQNVAEACVQVGPNAPRVDCTDEWHAHPLFIDAVVDLTKQALARVPNERRSETPLIFTAHSVPTDLPSTPLYVRQIEEGSRLVAERLGHTAWSVAYQSRSGDPRTPWLEPDIGAVLRQLAEKKTENVVVSPIGFVCDHIEVLYDLDTEARHIAEQHGIKMIRASAVNDHPTFIRMMAEVVRKARKFRL
- a CDS encoding IS4 family transposase, which codes for MKASDFTRHRVLSGQVVVVLMLSGHQVSMQNALNKCFRVLGHVWRVVTASAYSQARQKVQPEVFGHLNQVACAEYYTRYGADQEVALWHGQRVLGVDGSYLNLPDTAETRQRFSVQTNQHSGGEQVQALASVLYDLRNDLGLSAALGPKQAEKNLLFAHHLEALQAGDVLVGDRAYADYSVMATVVARQCHFVIRFPRQSFAAVTAFWTAPEQEQVVTLAVTSKARAHGATHHLPTTLPVRVVKVVLATGEVEVVGTDLLDAQTYPAAEFKVVYGWRWGHETYHDRIKNIFELERFSGSSVRAIEQDFYGVIFLATLESILSKPAQAQLTAQGDARGCAHPPKVNRAVSYVAVLDHVVELLCDPRRTARETLAAIEHLLLTTPTRYRTGRHFARKKRSAAHRLRFATYGKRVLA
- a CDS encoding alpha/beta hydrolase, which translates into the protein MTDVWTHHSTVVNGFRMHYVIAGSGYPLVLLHGWPQSWYEWRKIIPALAERFTVIVPDLRGLGDSDRPMTGYDKRTLASDVHALVRSLGFEKIGLTGHDWGGAVAFYLAYDHPEMVEQLMILDMIPGLGRRDGQMSIPTARRFWHVFFHGGMPDLAEQLVSKNIEAYLTYFYTSTVYNYSPTVFSPEDIAEYVRVYSLPGALRAGFQYYRAGLQEDLDNLSGCTEKLKMPVLAWGGEVFLANIVPIWQTVADSVRGGMVERCGHFIAEEKPEFVIQQALEFFGPLGASETR